A section of the Pochonia chlamydosporia 170 chromosome 2, whole genome shotgun sequence genome encodes:
- a CDS encoding aerobactin siderophore biosynthesis protein iucB (similar to Verticillium alfalfae VaMs.102 XP_003006914.1), whose translation MAASTSVLPLSSLSKDETIIKLPHPYFTEFTVQKTTPPSNKSSGDVPFYQLNERPNSSKQQLSAPLHSSKLYFSEPADLKSSELPADSNNDSWARARRSPCSVVIWDGAETPTLAQAWLLIYVLFTVRPGMESVRLELIGKNASTLGAQLRDVLLAIDHPLPAREKLVAVVKPDEYVVLALRSTFWQGAGSPFGPRPVWLPAESPASLSGANQLASYPLTPLQHTITITSAGDPQDPERCQQSWHPIRPAKPAPGAVVYSRWIPHLKETFSMVSLDYQDDEHLRLFHEWQNDPRVSQGWNETGTLEQHREYLRNIHEDPHQVAVLAKWDDAYFAYFEVYWAKEDRLGGYYDAGDFDRGRHSLVGDVRFRGPHRVTAWWSSLMHYLFLDDPRTMHVVGEPKNTNSTVVMYDLIHGFGIEHFVDLPHKRSAFVRCPRGRFFQLCPLGESEKAVGGMRIGLVPKL comes from the exons ATGGCTGCTTCCACTTCCGTGCTTCCGCTCTCGTCCTTGTCAAAGGATGAGACAATTATTAAACTTCCTCATCCATACTTTACCGAGTTCACTGTTCAAAAGACAACTCCGCCATCTAATAAATCATCTGGAGATGTGCCATTCTACCAGCTCAACGAGCGGCCCAATTCCTCGAAGCAACAACTCTCAGCTCCGCTGCATAGCTCCAAGCTGTACTTCTCTGAACCAGCCGACCTAAAGTCAAGCGAACTTCCTGCAGATTCCAACAACGACTCCTGGGCCAGAGCAAGGCGCTCACCATGCTCCGTTGTCATTTGGGATGGCGCTGAGACGCCTACCTTGGCGCAGGCCTGGTTGCTCATATACGTATTGTTCACGGTTCGACCTGGCATGGAGTCTGTACGATTGGAGCTGATTGGAAAGAATGCCTCGACTCTGGGAGCTCAATTGCGTGATGTTCTTCTCGCAATTGATCATCCACTACCTGCAAGAGAGAAGCTCGTTGCAGTCGTCAAGCCGGATGAGTATGTTGTTCTAGCTCTTCGGAGCACATTTTGGCAAGGCGCTGGATCGCCTTTCGGACCTCGACCTGTCTGGTTGCCTGCTGAGTCGCCTGCGTCTCTTTCTGGAGCTAATCAACTGGCATCGTACCCTCTTACTCCTCTCCAGCACACAATTACTATTACTTCAGCTGGCGATCCTCAAGATCCTGAGAGGTGTCAGCAGTCGTGGCATCCAATTCGGCCTGCAAAGCCTGCTCCCGGAGCTGTCGTTTACAGCAGATGGATTCCTCACCTGAAGGAAACTTTCTCAATGGTTTCTTTGGACTACCAAGATGACGAGCACTTGAGATTGTTCCATGAGTGGCAGAATGACCCTCGTGTTTCGCAGGGTTGGAATGAGACGGGCACTCTTGAGCAACATCGAGAGTACCTACGCAACATTCATGAGGACCCTCATCAGGTTGCGGTTCTAGCCAAGTGGGATGATGCCTACTTTGCCTACTTTGAGGTCTACTGGGCCAAG GAGGATCGCCTCGGAGGGTACTACGATGCAGGCGATTTTGACCGTGGCCGCCACTCTCTCGTCGGTGACGTTCGTTTCCGTGGCCCTCATCGTGTGACTGCCTGGtggagcagcttgatgcaTTATCTCTTCCTCGATGATCCTCGTACTATGCATGTCGTGGGCGAACCGAAGAACACCAACTCGACTGTTGTCATGTATGACCTTATTCACGGGTTTGGTATTGAACATTTTGTCGACTTGCCGCATAAGCGAAGCGCATTTGTACGATGTCCACGCGGTCGATTCTTCCAGCTCTGTCCTCTCGGAGAGAGTGAGAAGGCTGTTGGTGGTATGAGGATTGGGTTGGTTCCGAAGTTGTAG